From Anopheles funestus chromosome 3RL, idAnoFuneDA-416_04, whole genome shotgun sequence, a single genomic window includes:
- the LOC125767405 gene encoding dihydrolipoyl dehydrogenase, mitochondrial has product MQSNIRYLVNVAVKGNASLRNHGAVLGALYGRYYSTTHDADLVVIGSGPGGYVASIKAAQLGMKTVCIEKNDTLGGTCLNVGCIPSKALLNNSHYYHMAHSGDLASRGILVENVRLDLEVLMGQKSKAVKSLTGGIAQLFKKNKITHINGFGTITGPNTVVAKKADGGEETVNTKNILIATGSEVTPFPGIEVDEETIVSSTGALKLKEVPRRLGLIGAGVIGLELGSVWGRLGAEVTAIEFLNTIGGVGIDQEVSKNFQKILTKQGMKFMLGTKVMSASKGGSGVTVTVENVKDGSQQNLEFDVLLVCVGRRPYTEGLGLENVGIVKDDRGRVPVNSQFQTIVPSVYAIGDCIHGPMLAHKAEDEGIVCVEGMLGGHVHIDYNCVPSVVYTHPEVAWVGKNEEELKAEGVAFNVGKFPFAANSRAKTNNDTDGFVKVLADKQTDRVLGVHIIGPAAGELINESVLAMEYGASAEDVARVCHAHPTCAEALREAHTAASFGKPINF; this is encoded by the exons ATGCAGTCCAACATTCGATATTTGGTGAATGTTGCCGTCAAG gGCAACGCAAGCCTTCGAAATCATGGCGCAGTGCTGGGTGCGCTATATGGTCGGTACTACTCGACGACACACGATGCCGACCTGGTGGTTATTGGTTCCGGTCCAGGTGGATATGTTGCCTCCATCAAAGCCGCACAGCTCGGTATGAAG ACCGTGTGCATTGAAAAGAATGACACACTCGGCGGTACCTGCTTGAACGTTGGCTGCATCCCCTCGAAAGCACTGCTGAACAATTCGCACTACTACCACATGGCGCACTCGGGCGATCTTGCCTCCCGCGGTATTCTTGTGGAGAATGTACGCCTCGACCTGGAAGTATTGATGGGCCAGAAGTCGAAAGCGGTCAAATCGCTTACCGGCGGTATTGCGCAGCTCttcaaaaagaacaaaataacacacatCAATGGATTCGGTACGATTACTGGCCCCAACACGGTGGTTGCAAAGAAGGCGGACGGTGGCGAAGAGACGGTCAACACGAAGAACATTCTCATCGCCACCGGCTCGGAGGTAACGCCGTTCCCCGGCATTGAAGTGGACGAGGAAACGATCGTATCATCGACTGGTGCGCTCAAGCTGAAGGAAGTACCGCGACGGCTCGGATTGATCGGTGCCGGTGTTATTGGGCTGGAGCTGGGTTCGGTTTGGGGCCGTCTCGGTGCGGAGGTGACTGCCATCGAGTTTCTTAACACGATTGGAGGTGTGGGAATCGATCAGGAGGTGTCGAAGAACTTCCAGAAGATTCTCACCAAGCAGGGAATGAAGTTCATGCTCGGCACGAAGGTGATGAGTGCTTCGAAGGGCGGCAGCGGCGTTACTGTAACGGTCGAAAACGTTAAGGATGGTTCGCAGCAAAATCTGGAGTTCGATGTGTTACTGGTGTGCGTTGGTCGCCGGCCATACACGGAGGGACTCGGCCTGGAGAATGTAGGTATCGTGAAGGACGATCGAGGACGCGTACCGGTCAACAGCCAGTTCCAGACGATTGTACCGAGCGTGTACGCGATTGGAGACTGCATCCATGGCCCGATGTTGGCACACAAAGCCGAAGATGAGGGTATCGTGTGCGTTGAGGGTATGCTCGGTGGACACGTGCACATCGACTACAACTGTGTGCCGAGTGTTGTGTACACGCACCCCGAGGTGGCCTGGGTGGGCAAGAACGAGGAGGAACTGAAGGCGGAAGGTGTCGCGTTCAACGTCGGCAAGTTCCCGTTCGCGGCGAACTCGCGTGCCAAGACCAACAACGATACGGATGGTTTCGTGAAGGTGCTGGCAGATAAGCAAACGGATCGTGTGCTCGGAGTGCATATCATCGGACCG GCGGCTGGTGAACTAATTAACGAATCTGTCCTCGCCATGGAGTACGGTGCGTCGGCTGAGGATGTCGCTCGCGTCTGCCACGCTCACCCGACCTGTGCAGAAGCCCTTAGGGAAGCACATACGGCCGCCAGCTTCGGCAAGCCGATTAActtttaa
- the LOC125767399 gene encoding polyadenylate-binding protein-interacting protein 1-like, which translates to MAQQENYPDLRAPKINSLPSTPQSSLSANAPVFVPKWQCVVPQDEEGFQSQLTMPQSSQVHQRFAMAQGGGDGSGGGGGGYDYTQMPHHLAATNNGPMMANGSDPGKLSALQNRLSNMQILDSGDNGKEFNHHHQQQPQQQQHHHHHHHHNQQSMHHQHHQQHRGQQHPGGHHGYYHHQQQQQQHQYVHEVNFPNNHHVQQGGGGAGMGGDHRKYNNGGQQHQQQYQHHRSRQQHHHHHQQQHQQPHQQRQQHQQQQQQYGGNHHHDYMDGGGGPAGYNNMVAPNWESNFQEDHDQPTHRQMEVMDYLTEVIAELLDNPGMFDSVQKQLPIKLRDLRQDHYVLSSTIEMIFEQSIRESNFRYMGARLCQLLDSLAGGETNSVLRELLRLKMEDQNLELPRFMTQEQVKVRGATLFLAELYMQLRNPQQTFGKTISEYIINAITILLMKEGPENIKCVCQCLKLCGYELEQDRPDKVETILKNLQTPKAVQSSTEAMIRSVLELRKNSWGRSEEIATASPSPGPEYKHHPVFYGPDGKMLTEEESSFLATNIESAGEQNAYGNYDDEDEFGMVDPDDDPEVQEAYEAFLQSNAQTRLQQPAVRYRPDA; encoded by the exons ATGGCTCAACAGGAAAATTACCCCGATCTGCGTGCCCCAAAAA taAACAGTTTACCAAGCACGCCCCAGTCCAGTCTGTCTGCGAATGCGCCCGTGTTCGTACCGAAGTGGCAATGTGTTGTCCCACAGGATGAAGAAGGCTTTCAGTCCCAGCTGACCATGCCCCAATCGTCGCAAGTGCATCAAAGATTTGCGATGGCGCAGGGCGGCGGTGATGGAAGTgggggaggtggtggtggataTGACTATACACAGATGCCGCACCATTTAGCTGCAACCAACAATGGGCCGATGATGGCCAATGGGTCCGATCCGGGCAAGCTGTCAGCATTGCAAAACCGGTTAAGCAATATGCAGATTTTGGACAGCGGTGATAATGGGAAGGAG ttcaatcatcatcaccagcagcagccgcagcagcagcagcatcatcaccatcatcaccaccacaaCCAGCAGTCCATGCATCAtcagcaccatcagcagcaccgTGGCCAACAGCACCCGGGAGGTCACCATGGTTAttaccatcatcagcagcagcagcagcaacatcagtaCGTGCATGAGGTCAATTTCCCGAACAACCATCACGTACAgcagggtggtggtggtgccggGATGGGTGGCGATCACCGGAAGTACAACAATGGTGgccagcagcatcagcagcagtaccagcaTCATCGCTCccggcagcagcaccatcatcatcaccagcagcagcatcagcagccgcACCAGCAAcgtcagcaacatcagcagcagcagcaacagtatgGTGGAAACCATCATCACGATTATATGGACGGTGGCGGAGGACCTGCCGGTTACAACAATATGGTGGCTCCCAACTGGGAATCCAACTTTCAGGAAGATCACGATCAG CCAACGCATCGACAAATGGAAGTAATGGACTATCTGACGGAGGTGATTGCCGAACTGTTAGACAATCCGGGCATGTTCGACAGTGTCCAGAAGCAGCTGCCGATTAAGTTGAGAGATCTGCGCCAAGATCATTATGTGCTGAGCAGCACGATCGAGATGATTTTTGAGCAA TCAATCAGGGAATCAAACTTCCGCTACATGGGTGCACGTTTGTGCCAACTGCTGGACAGCTTGGCCGGTGGTGAAACTAATTCAGTGCTCCGTGAACTGTTGCGGCTCAAGATGGAGGACCAGAATCTTGAGCTGCCCCGGTTTATGACGCAGGAGCAGGTGAAGGTACGCGGTGCTACTCTCTTCCTAGCCGAACTGTACATGCAGCTGAGAAATCCGCAG CAAACATTCGGTAAGACTATTTCGGAGTACATCATAAACGCGATCACGATTCTGCTAATGAAGGAAGGACcggaaaacattaaatgtGTCTGTCAATGTTTGAAG CTCTGTGGGTATGAACTGGAACAAGATCGTCCTGACAAGGTGGAAACGATCCTGAAGAATCTGCAGACACCGAAAGCCGTACAGTCGTCGACGGAAGCGATGATACGATCGGTGCTCGAACTGCGAAAGAATTCTTGGGGCCGTAGCGAGGAGATCGCTACCGCATCCCCAAGCCCCGGTCCCGAGTATAAACACCATCCCGTCTTTTACGGTCCCGATGGTAAAATGTTGACGGAGGAGGAAAGCTCCTTCCTGGCGACTAACATTGAATCTGCCGGAGAGCAGAACGCGTACGGCAATTACGA CGATGAGGATGAGTTCGGTATGGTCGATCCGGATGATGATCCGGAGGTGCAGGAAGCCTATGAGGCGTTCTTACAGAGCAATGCCCAAACCCGACTGCAGCAACCGGCAGTACGATACCGGCCGGACGCGTAA